The following is a genomic window from Chryseobacterium ginsenosidimutans.
TAAGCTCACTGGCAGATGATGTAGAAGCAACTAAGGCAGCTCTCGACAGACAGGATGGACCTACCATTCTTGTTGGTCATTCTTATGGCGGAAGCGTTATAACGGAAGCCGGAGACCACCCTAAAGTAGCAGCTTTGGTATATATTGCAGCATTCCAGCTGGATGAAGGCGAGTCGGCTCTTGATTGGGCAAAAACGGAACCAGGATCTCCTAAGAACGGTATTTTACCTGCAGATGAAAAAGGAATCTTATATTATGACAAAGAAAAATTCCACGACGGATTTGCGGCAGATGTTCCCAAAGCTCAGACCGATTTTATGTATGCTTCACAAGGGCGTTTTGCAGCGGCAGCATTAGCTGCTAAAGTAACCAAAGCACCTTGGAAAACGAAACCATCTTACGGAATTGTAGCCACTCAGGATGAAGCAATTCTCCCTTCTATTCAAAGAAAAATGTATAAAAAAGGAAATGCAAAAATCACAGAAATAAAAGGAAGTCATGCTGTATTTATTTCTCATCCTCAAGAAGTTGCAGATGTAATTATCAGAGCTTCAAAAGAAGTTAAATAATTCCTGAAAATCACTATACAAAAGCTGTTTCACTAAATGTGAAGCAGCTTTTTCTTTTTTCAATTATAATTAACCTCATTAATCTATTACAATTCTGATACAATCATATAATTCATATTATTTTTACTATACAATAATCGAACATAACTTTGCATCATAAAATTTAAACAATCATACAACAATGAAAAAAGTATTAATTATCAACGGTGGACAAAACTTCGGACATTCAGGAGGAAAATATAATAATACAATTGCAGAAAGCACTTTGGAAGTTTTGAAAACATTTGGGAATATTGAAGTGAAAATTACAAATGTTGGAGAAGGTTATGACAAAAATGAGGAAGTTCAGAAATTCGTTTGGGCAGATTACATCATTTATCACACTCCGATCTGGTGGTTTCAGCTTCCGAATGGTCTGAAAAAGTATATTGATGAAGTTTTTACGGCAGGCCATGCAAAAGGAATTTATATGAGTGATGGCAGGACTTC
Proteins encoded in this region:
- a CDS encoding alpha/beta hydrolase codes for the protein MKKTSILKSVGSILSIFFILLGGISVSAQSMIKNVVLVHGAFVDGSGYRGIYDILSKKGYHVTVVQNPLSSLADDVEATKAALDRQDGPTILVGHSYGGSVITEAGDHPKVAALVYIAAFQLDEGESALDWAKTEPGSPKNGILPADEKGILYYDKEKFHDGFAADVPKAQTDFMYASQGRFAAAALAAKVTKAPWKTKPSYGIVATQDEAILPSIQRKMYKKGNAKITEIKGSHAVFISHPQEVADVIIRASKEVK
- a CDS encoding NAD(P)H-dependent oxidoreductase, whose translation is MKKVLIINGGQNFGHSGGKYNNTIAESTLEVLKTFGNIEVKITNVGEGYDKNEEVQKFVWADYIIYHTPIWWFQLPNGLKKYIDEVFTAGHAKGIYMSDGRTSDNPKINYGTGGMLGGRKYMVTTSWNAPETAFTLPGEFFSETSVDNGPLFGFHRMNAFVSLEKMESFHFHDVEKNADVERDMKIYKEHLKNVFQQELKPQLV